A window of the Kosakonia radicincitans DSM 16656 genome harbors these coding sequences:
- a CDS encoding gamma carbonic anhydrase family protein produces MSIVLRPYKDLFPKIGLRVMVDSSSVVIGDVRIADDVGIWPLVVIRGDVNYVEIGARSNIQDGSVLHVTHKSSYNPEGNPLIIGEDVTVGHKVMLHGCSIGDRVLVGMGSILLDGAVIDDDVMIGAGSLVPQNKRLESGYLYLGSPVKQIRPLKKAEIEGLKYSANNYVKWKDEYLDQDNQTIP; encoded by the coding sequence ATGTCAATTGTTTTACGTCCTTATAAGGATCTCTTCCCTAAAATCGGCTTGCGGGTCATGGTTGATAGCAGCAGCGTGGTAATTGGTGATGTCAGAATTGCCGATGATGTAGGCATCTGGCCGCTGGTCGTCATTCGCGGTGATGTGAACTATGTAGAGATCGGTGCCCGCAGCAATATTCAGGACGGTAGCGTTCTGCATGTTACACATAAATCTTCTTATAACCCCGAGGGAAACCCACTCATCATCGGCGAGGATGTCACCGTTGGGCATAAAGTGATGCTACACGGGTGCTCCATTGGCGATCGCGTGCTGGTTGGAATGGGCTCTATTTTGCTGGATGGCGCGGTTATTGACGACGACGTCATGATCGGCGCAGGCAGCCTGGTGCCGCAAAACAAGCGGCTGGAGAGCGGATACTTGTATCTGGGAAGCCCGGTAAAACAGATCCGCCCCCTGAAGAAAGCGGAAATAGAAGGATTAAAGTACTCGGCGAACAACTATGTGAAATGGAAAGATGAGTATCTGGATCAGGATAACCAGACAATACCCTGA